Proteins encoded by one window of Girardinichthys multiradiatus isolate DD_20200921_A chromosome 14, DD_fGirMul_XY1, whole genome shotgun sequence:
- the LOC124880839 gene encoding tripartite motif-containing protein 16-like, with translation MFEEVKLTRSLLLRAKMAQRGLHLDRNNLFCSICLDLLKDPVTIPCGHSYCMNCIKEHWDGEDQRRIQSCPQCRKTFRQRPALLKNIMLPELVEDLKKTVLQAAPTYHCYAKPKDVACDVCTGRKRKAVKFCLICLASYCDSHLQTHYSAPPLKKHKLVNPSKDLQENICSRHDEVMKIFCRTDQQCICYLCSMDEHKGHETVPAAAEKTEKQKELQVSRQQIQQRIQDQEKDLKLLQQEVEAINVSADRAVKDSEKIFTEMIRLIQKRRSDVKQQIRSQQETEVSRVKDLQEKLEQEITELKRKDAEMKQLSKTEDHNQFFHNYPSLSALSESTHSSSINIRPLRYFEDVTAAVSELRDKLQDILRDTWTNISLTITEVDVLLLRPKPKTRADFLKYFQHITLDPHTAYKHLFLSEENRRAALMKQQQSYPDHPERFIDSKQVLSRESLTGRCYWEVEWKGGGVKVAVSYHNISRAGNSHKCAFGFNDKSWALHCDSNSYTFYHNNIKTPVSGPVSSRIGVYLDHRAGILSFYSVSETMTLLHRVQTTFTQPLHAGIQFFYYYFYYSGGDTAEFIKL, from the coding sequence ATGTTTGAGGAAGTGAAACTCACACGGTCGTTGTTACTGAGAGCTAAAATGGCGCAGAGAGGACTTCATCTGGACAGAAATAACTTATTTTGTTCTATCTGTTTGGATCTACTGAAGGATCCAGTGACTATTCCCTGTGGACACAGCTACTGTATGAACTGTATTAAAGAACACTGGGatggagaagatcagaggagaaTCCAAAGCTGCCCTCAGTGCAGGAAAACGTTCAGACAAAGGCCTGCCCTGTTGAAGAACATCATGTTACCAGAATTGGTGGAGGATCTGAAGAAGACTGTACTCCAAGCTGCTCCAACTTATCACTGCTATGCCAAACCTAAAGATGTGGCCTGTGATGTCTGCACTGGCAGGAAGCGGAAAGCTGTCAAGTTCTGTTTGATCTGTTTGGCCTCTTATTGTGATAGTCACCTCCAAACTCATTACAGTGCTCCTCCTTTAAAGAAGCACAAGCTGGTGAACCCTTCCAAGGACCTCCAGGAGAACATCTGCTCTCGTCATGATGAGGTGATGAAGATCTTCTGTCGTACTGATCAGCAGTGTATCTGTTATCTCTGCTCTATGGATGAACATAAAGGTCATGAAACAGtcccagctgcagcagaaaagaCTGAGAAGCAGAAGGAGCTCCAGGTGAGTCGACAACAAATCCAGCAGAGAATCCAGGACCAAGAGAAAGATCTGAAGCTGCTTCAACAGGAGGTGGAGGCCATCAATGTTTCTGCTGATAGAGCAGTGAAGGACAGTGAGAAGATCTTCACTGAGATGATTCGTCTCATCCAGAAAAGAAGGtctgatgtgaagcagcagatcagaTCCCAGCAGGAAACTGAAGTGAGTCGAGTCAAAGATCTtcaggagaagctggagcaggagatcactgagctgaagagaaaagaTGCTGAGATGAAGCAGCTCTCAAAGACAGAGGATCACAACCAGTTTTTCCACAACTACCCCTCACTGTCAGCACTCAGTGAGTctacacactcatccagcatcaatattcgtcctctgagatactttgaggatgtgacagcagctgtgtcagagctcagagataaactacaggacatcctgagagacacatggacaaacatctcactgacAATCACTGAAGTTGATGTCTTGCTGTTaagaccaaaaccaaaaaccagagcTGACTTcttgaaatattttcaacacATCACTCTGGATCCACATACAGCATATAAACATCTATTTCTGTCTGAGGAGAACAGAAGAGCTGCATTGATGAAACAACAACAGTCTTATCCTGATCACCCAGAAAGATTCATTGATTCTAAACAGGTTCTGAGTAGAGAGAGTCTGACTGGACGTTGTTACTGGGAAGTGGAGTGGAAAGGGGGAGGCGTCAAAGTGGCAGTTTCATATCACAATATCAGCAGAGCAGGTAACTCGCACAAATGTGCATTTGGATTCAATGACAAATCCTGGGCATTACATTGTGATAGCAACAgttacacattttatcacaacaacattaaaacccCAGTATCAGGTCCAGTTTCCTCCAGAATAGGAGTGTATCTGGACCACAGAGCAGGTATTCTGTCTTTCTACAGCGTCTCTGAAACCatgactctcctccacagagtccagactaCATTCACTCAGCCTCTACATGCTGGGATTCAGTTCTTTTACTACTATTTTTACTATTCAGGAGGAGACACAGCTGAGTTCATCAAACTTTAA
- the anapc10 gene encoding anaphase-promoting complex subunit 10 isoform X2: MATPSKTPPGADPKQLERTGTVREIGSQAVWSLSSCKPGFGVDQLRDDNLETYWQSDGSQPHLVNIQFRRRTTVRMLCIYADYKSDESYTPSKISVRVGNNFHNLQEIRQLEMVEPSGWIHISLLNQRTNEPISTFMIQIAVLANHQNGRDTHMRQIKVYTPVEESSIGKFPRCTTVDFMMYRTIR, encoded by the exons ATGGCCACTCCGAGCAAGACCCCACCCGGAGCCGACCCGAAGCAGCTCGAGCGAACCGGGACGGTCCGAGAGATCGGCTCCCAGGCGGTGTGGTCCCTGTCCTCATGTAAACCAG GTTTTGGAGTGGATCAGCTGAGGGATGACAACCTGGAGACCTACTGGCAGTCAGATGGATCCCAGCCTCACCTGGTCAACATTCAGTTCag GAGGAGGACGACAGTAAGGATGTTGTGTATTTACGCCGATTATAAATCAGACGAGAGTTACACACCGAGTAAGATCTCCGTTAGAGTGGGCAACAACTTCCACAATCTTCAAGAGATTCGG CAGCTGGAGATGGTAGAGCCCAGCGGCTGGATTCATATCTCGCTTTTAAATCAG CGAACAAACGAGCCGATCAGCACCTTCATGATCCAGATTGCCGTGCTCGCCAACCACCAGAACGGCAGAGACACTCACATGCGCCAGATCAAGGTGTACACGCCTGTGGAGGAGAGCTCCATCGGCAAGTTCCCACGATGCACCACGGTGGACTTCATGATGTACCGCACCATCAGGTGA
- the anapc10 gene encoding anaphase-promoting complex subunit 10 isoform X1, with the protein MAGGTQIFRRHSAAVTSIRSDVEQRMATPSKTPPGADPKQLERTGTVREIGSQAVWSLSSCKPGFGVDQLRDDNLETYWQSDGSQPHLVNIQFRRRTTVRMLCIYADYKSDESYTPSKISVRVGNNFHNLQEIRQLEMVEPSGWIHISLLNQRTNEPISTFMIQIAVLANHQNGRDTHMRQIKVYTPVEESSIGKFPRCTTVDFMMYRTIR; encoded by the exons ATGGCGGGAGGGACGCAAATATTCCGGCGACACAGCGCTGCTGTGACGTCGATAAGAAGCGACGTAGAGCAGAG GATGGCCACTCCGAGCAAGACCCCACCCGGAGCCGACCCGAAGCAGCTCGAGCGAACCGGGACGGTCCGAGAGATCGGCTCCCAGGCGGTGTGGTCCCTGTCCTCATGTAAACCAG GTTTTGGAGTGGATCAGCTGAGGGATGACAACCTGGAGACCTACTGGCAGTCAGATGGATCCCAGCCTCACCTGGTCAACATTCAGTTCag GAGGAGGACGACAGTAAGGATGTTGTGTATTTACGCCGATTATAAATCAGACGAGAGTTACACACCGAGTAAGATCTCCGTTAGAGTGGGCAACAACTTCCACAATCTTCAAGAGATTCGG CAGCTGGAGATGGTAGAGCCCAGCGGCTGGATTCATATCTCGCTTTTAAATCAG CGAACAAACGAGCCGATCAGCACCTTCATGATCCAGATTGCCGTGCTCGCCAACCACCAGAACGGCAGAGACACTCACATGCGCCAGATCAAGGTGTACACGCCTGTGGAGGAGAGCTCCATCGGCAAGTTCCCACGATGCACCACGGTGGACTTCATGATGTACCGCACCATCAGGTGA
- the abce1 gene encoding ATP-binding cassette sub-family E member 1 isoform X2, translated as MADKNTRIAIVNHDKCKPKKCRQECKKSCPVVRMGKLCIEVTPQSKIVWISESLCIGCGICIKKCPFGALSIVNLPSNLEKETTHRYCANSFKLHRLPIPRPGEVLGLVGTNGIGKSTALKILAGKQKPNLGKFDNPPDWQEILTYFRGSELQNYFTKILEDDLRAIVKPQYVDQIPKTVKGSVGSILSRKDDTDTQDIICDQLDLSHLRERNVEDLSGGELQRFACAVVCIQRADIFMFDEPSSYLDVKQRLKAAITIRSLITPDRYIIVVEHDLSVLDYLSDFICCLYGVPSAYGVVTMPFSVREGINIFLDGYVPTENLRFRETSLVFKVAETANEEEVKRFRHYQYPDMGKTMGEFTLDIKGGEFTDSEIMVMLGENGTGKTTFIRMLAGGLKPDGGGEGEIPILNISYKPQTISPKFKGSVRALLHEKIRDAYTHPQFITDVMKPMQIESIIDQDVQNLSGGELQRVALTLCLGKPADVYLIDEPSAYLDSEQRLMAARVIKRYILHAKKTAFVVEHDFIMATYLADRVIVFDGIPSRITSANTPQSLLAGMNRFLSLLEITFRRDPNNFRPRINKLNSIKDTEQKKSGNYFFLDD; from the exons ATGGCGGATAAGAACACCAGGATCGCCATCGTCAACCATGACAAGTGCAAGCCTAAAAAATGCCGTCAGGAGTGCAAAAAGAGCTGCCCGGTGGTCCGCATGG ggaAGCTGTGCATCGAGGTGACTCCTCAGAGTAAGATCGTTTGGATCTCGGAGTCCCTGTGCATAGGCTGCGGCATCTGCATCAAG AAATGTCCGTTTGGAGCACTGTCCATCGTCAACCTTCCCAGCAACCTGGAGAAAGAAACTACTCACAGATATTGTGCCAACTCCTTCAAACTGCACAG GCTGCCGATTCCCAGACCCGGAGAGGTTCTGGGGCTGGTGGGGACCAACGGTATCGGAAAGTCCACAGCTCTGAAGATCTTGGCTGGAAAACAGAAACCCAACCTGGGAAAGTTTGAT AACCCTCCAGACTGGCAGGAGATACTGACCTACTTCAGAGGTTCTGAGCTGCAGAACTACTTCACCAAAATCCTGGAAGACGACCTGAGGGCCATCGTCAAGCCGCAGTACGTCGATCAGATCCCAAAAACTGTCAAG GGGTCAGTAGGGTCCATCCTGAGCAGGAAAGacgacacagacacacaggacatCATCTGCGACCAGCTAG ATCTGAGTCACCTGCGGGAGAGGAACGTGGAGGACTTGTCTGGAGGAGAGCTGCAGAGGTTTGCCTGCGCTGTGGTTTGCATCCAGAGGGCCGACAT TTTCATGTTTGACGAACCATCCAGTTACCTGGATGTTAAACAGCGGTTGAAGGCTGCCATCACTATCCGTTCGCTCATTACCCCCGACAG GTACATCATCGTGGTGGAGCACGACCTGAGCGTGTTGGACTACCTGTCGGATTTCATCTGCTGCCTGTATGGAGTCCCCAGCGCTTACGGAGTCGTCACTATGCCCTTCAGCGTCCGAGAAG GTATCAACATCTTCCTGGATGGTTACGTTCCCACGGAGAATCTCAGGTTTCGGGAGACCTCATTGGTCTTCAAAGTGGCTGAAACGGCCAACGAGGAGGAGGTGAAGAGGTTCAGGCACTACCAG TACCCAGACATGGGAAAGACCATGGGCGAGTTCACTTTGGACATCAAAGGAGGAGAGTTCACAGACTCTGAGATCATGGTGATGCTGGGAGAGAACG GCACAGGGAAGACGACCTTCATCAGGATGTTGGCTGGAGGACTCAAACCTGACGGAGGAGGTGAGG GTGAAATTCCCATCCTGAACATCAGCTACAAACCTCAAACCATCAGCCCCAAATTTAAG GGTAGCGTCAGAGCTCTGCTCCACGAGAAGATCAGAGATGCCTACACACACCCACAGTTCATCACCGACGTCATGAAGCCGATGCAGATCGAGAGCATCATCGACCAGGAC GTGCAGAACTTGTCCGGTGGTGAGCTGCAGAGAGTCGCGCTCACGCTGTGTTTGGGGAAACCGGCCGACGTTTACCTGATCGACGAGCCGTCTGCCTACCTGGACTCTGAGCAGAGGTTGATGGCTGCCAGGGTCATCAAGAG ATACATCCTTCATGCCAAGAAGACGGCGTTTGTGGTGGAGCACGACTTCATCATGGCGACGTACCTGGCCGACAGAGTTATCGTGTTCGACGGGATTCCCTCCAGGATAACCTCGGCTAACAC GCCTCAGAGTCTGCTGGCCGGGATGAACCGCTTCCTTTCCCTGCTGGAGATCACGTTCAGGAGAGACCCGAATAACTTCAGGCCCAGAATCAACAAGCTCAACTCCATCAAG GACACGGAGCAGAAGAAGAGCGGGAACTACTTCTTCCTGGACGACTAA
- the abce1 gene encoding ATP-binding cassette sub-family E member 1 isoform X1, whose amino-acid sequence MADKNTRIAIVNHDKCKPKKCRQECKKSCPVVRMGKLCIEVTPQSKIVWISESLCIGCGICIKKCPFGALSIVNLPSNLEKETTHRYCANSFKLHRLPIPRPGEVLGLVGTNGIGKSTALKILAGKQKPNLGKFDNPPDWQEILTYFRGSELQNYFTKILEDDLRAIVKPQYVDQIPKTVKGSVGSILSRKDDTDTQDIICDQLDLSHLRERNVEDLSGGELQRFACAVVCIQRADIFMFDEPSSYLDVKQRLKAAITIRSLITPDRYIIVVEHDLSVLDYLSDFICCLYGVPSAYGVVTMPFSVREGINIFLDGYVPTENLRFRETSLVFKVAETANEEEVKRFRHYQYPDMGKTMGEFTLDIKGGEFTDSEIMVMLGENGTGKTTFIRMLAGGLKPDGGGEIPILNISYKPQTISPKFKGSVRALLHEKIRDAYTHPQFITDVMKPMQIESIIDQDVQNLSGGELQRVALTLCLGKPADVYLIDEPSAYLDSEQRLMAARVIKRYILHAKKTAFVVEHDFIMATYLADRVIVFDGIPSRITSANTPQSLLAGMNRFLSLLEITFRRDPNNFRPRINKLNSIKDTEQKKSGNYFFLDD is encoded by the exons ATGGCGGATAAGAACACCAGGATCGCCATCGTCAACCATGACAAGTGCAAGCCTAAAAAATGCCGTCAGGAGTGCAAAAAGAGCTGCCCGGTGGTCCGCATGG ggaAGCTGTGCATCGAGGTGACTCCTCAGAGTAAGATCGTTTGGATCTCGGAGTCCCTGTGCATAGGCTGCGGCATCTGCATCAAG AAATGTCCGTTTGGAGCACTGTCCATCGTCAACCTTCCCAGCAACCTGGAGAAAGAAACTACTCACAGATATTGTGCCAACTCCTTCAAACTGCACAG GCTGCCGATTCCCAGACCCGGAGAGGTTCTGGGGCTGGTGGGGACCAACGGTATCGGAAAGTCCACAGCTCTGAAGATCTTGGCTGGAAAACAGAAACCCAACCTGGGAAAGTTTGAT AACCCTCCAGACTGGCAGGAGATACTGACCTACTTCAGAGGTTCTGAGCTGCAGAACTACTTCACCAAAATCCTGGAAGACGACCTGAGGGCCATCGTCAAGCCGCAGTACGTCGATCAGATCCCAAAAACTGTCAAG GGGTCAGTAGGGTCCATCCTGAGCAGGAAAGacgacacagacacacaggacatCATCTGCGACCAGCTAG ATCTGAGTCACCTGCGGGAGAGGAACGTGGAGGACTTGTCTGGAGGAGAGCTGCAGAGGTTTGCCTGCGCTGTGGTTTGCATCCAGAGGGCCGACAT TTTCATGTTTGACGAACCATCCAGTTACCTGGATGTTAAACAGCGGTTGAAGGCTGCCATCACTATCCGTTCGCTCATTACCCCCGACAG GTACATCATCGTGGTGGAGCACGACCTGAGCGTGTTGGACTACCTGTCGGATTTCATCTGCTGCCTGTATGGAGTCCCCAGCGCTTACGGAGTCGTCACTATGCCCTTCAGCGTCCGAGAAG GTATCAACATCTTCCTGGATGGTTACGTTCCCACGGAGAATCTCAGGTTTCGGGAGACCTCATTGGTCTTCAAAGTGGCTGAAACGGCCAACGAGGAGGAGGTGAAGAGGTTCAGGCACTACCAG TACCCAGACATGGGAAAGACCATGGGCGAGTTCACTTTGGACATCAAAGGAGGAGAGTTCACAGACTCTGAGATCATGGTGATGCTGGGAGAGAACG GCACAGGGAAGACGACCTTCATCAGGATGTTGGCTGGAGGACTCAAACCTGACGGAGGAG GTGAAATTCCCATCCTGAACATCAGCTACAAACCTCAAACCATCAGCCCCAAATTTAAG GGTAGCGTCAGAGCTCTGCTCCACGAGAAGATCAGAGATGCCTACACACACCCACAGTTCATCACCGACGTCATGAAGCCGATGCAGATCGAGAGCATCATCGACCAGGAC GTGCAGAACTTGTCCGGTGGTGAGCTGCAGAGAGTCGCGCTCACGCTGTGTTTGGGGAAACCGGCCGACGTTTACCTGATCGACGAGCCGTCTGCCTACCTGGACTCTGAGCAGAGGTTGATGGCTGCCAGGGTCATCAAGAG ATACATCCTTCATGCCAAGAAGACGGCGTTTGTGGTGGAGCACGACTTCATCATGGCGACGTACCTGGCCGACAGAGTTATCGTGTTCGACGGGATTCCCTCCAGGATAACCTCGGCTAACAC GCCTCAGAGTCTGCTGGCCGGGATGAACCGCTTCCTTTCCCTGCTGGAGATCACGTTCAGGAGAGACCCGAATAACTTCAGGCCCAGAATCAACAAGCTCAACTCCATCAAG GACACGGAGCAGAAGAAGAGCGGGAACTACTTCTTCCTGGACGACTAA